TATAAAAAACgaaaaagaaagcaaacacTCACGCGAAAACGAAAGAAGTGGACTCACAACCACTCGAAACGTTAGCTAAGCACCGGCACACCGTCAACCGCGAATAACTTCCGTATACGTCACAGAGGCGCGACAAATGCACGGTTGGTTGGATAACATTTACGTAAAGAACGCTTGTGATCGGTGGGTGCGTACTGTACTGGTGGCCATCTTTGGTCAGAAGACACTCATTTTgtgatattttcaaataaaaagggtaacaatattttattgaatggaaaatggcaaaaaaaacgttgatttttttaagtgtaacaaaacaaagtagatatattttttatttcaatgaaaatttGAATACATTTGGGACCTGTAACATTCATAATACTATAtaaattcatccatttttttcaacaccttatccttgtcagggttgaatctataaatacattaaatgaaTTCAtgtatatttgatatttttccatGGAATACATGTCTAACTTGACGTATTCCTTTcagttgttgttattttcatttgaatctTTTAACCTAACCTAACTTTATCGTTTACATTCTCCACTCGAAATCTTGAAATGATACGAGGGATCTACTTTTATTTTGGAGCGATTGCGAGCGGAAGTGTGCCTTTAGAAGCTTCCGGAACGGGAGCAGTGAGGAAAGGTAGGCGGAAAGCAACACCTGCGACTGatcgtgcgtgcgtgcgtgcgtgcgtgcgtgcgcgggACTTTACGTCTTTTGGGACGAGCGCACGCCGCCGGAGCTTTTTCGTATGCAAATGAGGAAGAAAGGGGAGGAGCCTTAGCGCAGAAATCCATCCTCCCTTGTCTCCTCGGACGACGCCACACGGCCCGCgcatcttcatcttcctcctcgtcctcgtgGATGGTAAACGTTTGAGGAGGAaggcgcctcctcctcctcctcctcctcctcctcagtctTCAGCATCAGGTAATTAATTAGACGACAATCGACGGCAATGGCCCCGCGCGCGCGCGCATTGTGCGCGTTCGCGTGAACGCACCTCATCCTCCATTGTTGTGTCTTGTGGATGGATGCATGCGTTCTTCCTTCGTGGGTTGTTATGGTGAACGAAAGCCAACCAAAGGTTGACAACTAGAACGGAAACAGTTTTTTCTTTCCCGGAAATGAATCAAACATGGGTTTATATGTGCTAATGATGTAAAAAACGTGTTTATATGTGTTAGCTATCATTCAGAAACTAATAATACCTGttcacatttatttacattattatgtTTGAGGTATTTAAAAACATCACGAACCAGATAAATAccaccattttgtaaaaaaaaaaaactaaaaacaataatttttaaaTTGCTCTGTAAAGTTCTGTAGGTGACATTCTGTTTATTTGGGGTAAATAAAATGTCACTTGCTgttatttttgggtcacttcctgttgattctggGTCAATTAcatgtgacttcctgttgattttaggtcacttcctactTCCTAGTGGATTCTCTTCATTAGTCACTCCCAGTGGATTCTGGGCATTTAAACTTCACTTTTTTTGGAGTCTGTGTCCATTTCTGTTgcttttgtgtcacttcctgtacattttggggcacTTCCTGTTCTGTTGGATTCTTAAAATTTACACGTCggattgttttgttgttttgacaGTTTCAGAGCAAGTGGCCATGTGGCTACCGTTCCTCCTCGTCCTGGTTTTGGGGGCCCTGCCGTATGccggggccgccgccgccgccgccgccggcactTCCTGTCCGGCGAGCTGTCGATGTTACAGCCTGACGGTGGAGTGCGGCTCCACCAGCCTGCCGTCTTTGCCCAAACACGTACCTACGCTCACGCAGGTAATTAagtccttttttaaaacctaCCAAAAACTTCAAAATCCAACGCTTGttaaaaatattgtgtttttcaatACTACTACTAAACGAGTGAATTGAACAttcattgccgtcaatggcagaaaatgtCGAAcctccaaaacatgttttttttctttctgtccaAACCTTGGCGAAAAGACGCTGTTCCTGCAGGACAACGTGATCGCTCAGATCCGCCGGCAGGACCTGAGCCCGCTGGCGCACCTGCGCTACCTCTACCTGCAGGTAAGCAAGGCGGCGTGGCACACAATGTCGGCTACCCCGTGACGCCCGGGCGTCCGTCCCCCATCCTTTGGTAGAACAACAGCATCTCGTCGGTGGAGGCGGGCTCCTTCCAGAAGCAGGCGCGGCTGCTGGAACTGGCGCTGGACGGCAACCGCATCCACTCGCCCACGGCCGACACCTTCCGCGGCCTGGACCACCTGCGCATCCTCTACCTGGCCGCCAACCACATCACGCGCCTGCTGGACTTCACCTTTCGCGGGCTGCAGGTAGGCGCGCGCTGCCCGAAAACTGGCGCAGAATTCCGTCGGTCCGTGGCGGGAACAGGTTAGGGCGGAGCTATAAGAGGGGAGGgcctagagcacgtgtcaaagtggcggcctgggggccaaatctggcccccaggccgcatcatttggtgtggcccgcgaaagtcaatgatgagtgccttgtgactttctgttttaggatcaaattcaaatgaagagtatagatgtgtattaaatttcctgattgtcccccttttaaatcaatcattgtcattttttaaatccattttttctgtgtttttcgttcaaaaatcattttgtcaaatctaaaaatatatttaaaaaagctcaaataaacattgttttagatcgataaaaaacggtatattcaaggctttttaatccagttgttttaatccatttataaaaacaataatctaaatattagatctaaattGGTCCGGcccagtatagatgtatattcaatttcctgattttcccccttttaaatcaatcattgaatttttttaatcaatcaaaGGCTAAAAAGGAATGGGCGGGGCAAACAAATGGTAGGTGAAGGGCTGGGCTAAAAGGCAGTGGGTGGGGCAAAAAAATGGTAGGGCAAGGGCTGGGCTAAAAAAGAATGGGCGTGGCAAAAACGGTAGCTAGGTGAAGGGCTGGGCTAAAAGGCAGTGGGCGGGGCAAAACAATGGTAGGGCAAGGGCTGGGCTAAAATGGAATGGGCGGGGCAAAAAAGGGAAGTTGACCACGGCGCCCGTTCACCGTGCAGCGCCTCCAGGAGCTTCACCTGCAGCGCAACGGCATCGAGGTCCTGGCCGATCGGGCGCTGGCCGGCCTCACGTCGCTGGCGCTGCTGGACCTGAGCGGGAACCGCCTCCACACCATGAGCGCCGCCGCGCTGCGCCCGCTGGTCAGCCTGCAGGTGCTCCGCATCACGGGTGAGAGCCGGCGCCGACACGCGAGGgccccggccggccggccggccggcggcgtttctccgccgccgccgccgccgccgccgccgccaacgccGATGTCTTTTTGCGCCGGCTTTCCGTCCCAGAGAACCCGTGGCGCTGCGACTGCGCCCTCCACTGGCTGCGGCGCTGGATGGACCAGGAGGGCCAGCGGCTGCTGAGCTCGTCGGAGCGGCGGCTGGCGTGCCGGGAGCCGCCGCGCCTGTCCCGGCTGGGCCTGCTGGAGGTGCCCCCCAACAGCCTGGTGTGCATCCCGCCCCTGCTGCAGCTGGAGCCCCGCAGCCTGGCCGTGCGCCTCGGCGACAGCCTGCGCGTCTCCTGCCACGCCTCCGGCTACCCCAGGCCGCAGGTGAGAGGGCGGCGCCGTGGTCGGCGGGTTCACTTCTCAAGtgaggtgacttcctgttgatttggggggaatACCGGCTCACTTCCTGCTCAtgctgggtcacttcctgcttgaTATTATTTGGGGCATTCTTGACATGTCATCTCTACATGtcaaagtcacttcctgttgattttgggtcaccagcaggtcacttcctgttcatgttAGGTCACcagcaggtcacttcctgttcatgttgggtcacttcctgttgagtttggATCATAAGCAGGtcactcacttcctgttgattttgggtcaccagcaggtcacttcctgttcatgttGGGTCACCAGCAGGTCAATTCCTGTTCatgttgggtcacttcctgttgattttgggtcatgtgCAGGTCACACCCTGTTTATGtttggtgacttcctgttgattttggaacaTGAGCAGATCACTTTCTCTTCatgttgggtcacttcctgttgattttggctcaTGTGCAGGTCACTTTTTGTTTATGTTGGGTTACTTCCAGTTGATTTTGGGTGTGCagcaggtcacttcctattcatgttgggtcacttccggttgattttgggacatgaTCAGAGCAGGTCActtactgttgattttaggACATGAgcaggttacttcctgttcatgtttggtgacttcctgttgattttgggacatgaGCAGGTCActtactgttgattttaggACATGAGCAGGGTACTTCGTGTTCAtgtttggtcacttcctgttgattttgggacatgagcaggtcacttcctgttcatgttgggtcacttcctgttgattttgggacatgagcaggtcacttcctgttcatgttgggtcacttcctattggttttggggcattagCGATCACTTCCTGCTCATGTTGAGCTtcacgtccattgctgtctgcTAATATTTTGGCGCCCCTCGCAGGTGACGTGGAGAAAAGCGTCTTCGGCCAAGGCGTCGCCGGGGCCCCGAGGATTGGTGCGGGACCTGGGCGCCCCGGGCCCCGGGGATCCTCCCGCCGCCGTCCCGCCGCAAAAGAAGGAGGTCGCCGCCAACTTTGACCCCGACACGGGCAGCGGCATGCTTTTCCTCAGCAACGTGACGGCGGCGCACGCCGGCTTCTACGAGTGCGAGGCGTGGAACGCGGGCGGCGCCGCCCGCCTCACCTTCCGGCTGGCCGTCAACTCGTCGGGGGGGGCGGAGCCCGACCGGGAGGCGGCGGCGCGGCCCCGCCCCGGCGGCGGCCACGTGAGCCGGGAGCCGCTGTACGCGCTGGGCAGCATGGCCTTCGGCGCCCTGGGGGCGGCCACGCAGACGGCCATCGCCGCCGGCATCTCGCTGCTGGCGCTCACCGCCCTGTTGCTGCTCGCCATGATCTACGCTCGACAGCTGCGAGGACACAAAGAGgcgcacgccgccgccgccgccgcccacaAGGTACGCCCGTCTCAACCCAATTTTGCTCGCTCGGTTTGGATTGCCCCCACTTAAATGGCGGTGAAAATggcgggcggccatgttggcagGGGCAACATTCCTATCAAATTCAATGCATTTCCATTCAAATCAAGTCAGAACAATCTTCTGTGACGccgttgtctgccattgaccacacgagacgtccaatccctttgaagtGATGGGGTGGAACATTGGTTGGTTCGCTGCCAAACTCCCACCTCACCCGGTTTGGACGCCTACGAGTGAGAAACTGGTTTTATTCGTGAAATGCATTGACATTCAAGCCACTATGTTATTTCTCGCCTGGACTCGTTTCAATTCAGTGTCCTTAcgatttttccaaaataaatctGGAATCAATCTTTGCGATGGTCAGGAGGAGAGCATCCTGTACGTCAACGACTACTCGGACGGCCCGACGACGTTCGCCCAGCTGGAGGAGTTCCGAGACGAGCGCGGCCACGAGATGTTCGTCCTCAACCGCGCCAAAGCCGTGGCGCCCCCGACccggccccgccccgccccctccgACGGCCGCCCGGCCGACGGCGGCAGGATGGCGGGGGAGGGCGTGGAGGCGGAGCCCGAGGGGGAGGGGCTCCCTCTCAACCGCGCCGGCCTATTCGCCGACTCTCGGATGGCGTACGAGATCCACTGCTGAAGCTTTGACGAACTTTACGCCCGGGGCCCGTCTTTTCGGCGCTCGGACTTTCGGGTAAACAAAAcgtgcccaaaaaaaaaaaaacctaatgacTTTTGGACCAAAAATACAAACGAACGCCACACtggaaagaaaaatggaatgcgggcaaaaaatgtttggctgaaatgctctcttttctttttttagtcaaattaaaaaactaGATTACTgtaaaaattattaaaattgcagaaaattaaaaaaatatatacatattcttTGAGAATGAATAACACAatgctgcattttttcagtcattcaatttcatttatttatcatttaaaataaaattaaaaattaccgtgaagaataataaaattgctgaaaattaaaaaatatatatatatacatatatatatatatattctttgaGAATGAACAACacaatgatgcatttttttagttattcaatttaatttatttattatttaaaataaaataaaaaattaccgtgaagaataataaaattgctgaaatatttttttaaaattaatatattcTGCAAGAATGAACaacacaatgcattttttttagatattcaatttgatgtattcattatttaaatGATTAGCCACGGCTGATAGGTTCATCCTGATTACTTAATTCATTgcagaaaataaatcaaagttgATGCGATTAATCTACGGCTATATGTATTACAGACGAATAAAATTAATCTATGATCGGATTGATCACTGTTAAATGCGATTAAAATATGACTGGATTACTCTGTGGATCAattgatgaaatatttttttaaaattaaaaatgataacTCATTCTTACATTAAGACTTTGGCAGCCATTGATAGATTAATTGTGGCCAATTGCAATTTATTGCAGCAAGTTAATTGTTAATTTAGTTTGATCTATCCCTGGATTGAATGTTATTAAAGGCGGGAATAACTTTGaacaaaaatagaagaaaatgtattatttgcctattttgaaaaatgcaaatatttttctgCACTTCATCTCAAATAATATATCCATGCATTCCCATGATTTTTTATACCGAAATGAGTCTTGTCTACCATTGACGTCGATGAACGTCCCATGCATTTGAAATCTAAAAACATTGGACGTTTATTTTTTTCGCCCTTGACTTTCCAGTGTGTCCattttgcctgtttttttaaGCTAATGTGTTGTGCTCGTTAGCATGTGGTCTTGATGTGTTTTTAGTCTCGTTCTAGTTGTACTTttcactcttgtttttttttcccgtctacAACAACGGCAACATTTCTTATCTTGAAGCTTTTGGGGCCATTGGAGCCAAAGCTGACCAACTTGTCAATAAAACAAGCTACATTGCTAGCGTGTTTGCTCATTAGCATCATTTAGGACGGGCTAACAAGTTTGTTGCTGCTAGCTAGCGTTTGATTCATTTTGCTTAGCCACATGTTGGGGTGTCGTAGCAATACTTTGGCTACTTTCTGGATCATTAATATTAGCGTGACTCTTCCGTTAGCCACTTTTAGACATTAAAATagaaatcgattttttttgtcGTTCTCGAGACATGTACTGGCACTTCGCGAGGTCGATCGTCTCCTTTCCCACCGCCATGAAGGCCACACGTTCCTCCGATCCGCCCACTGGGCCGCTAGAGGGCGCCCTCGTGCCCCGGCCAGCTTCCATTGAGTCAGACAGCTGAGTCACTCGCCGAGTCCACTTAACTCTTGAGAAACACGGAGCGAATGTGAAGTGCGAAaagagtatttgtttttttttcccctttcccgTGTGCTTTTTGGCTTGAGGCGGCTGGCAACATGCTGACGGTGACCCTCAGGACGCTCCAGCAACAGACTTTTAAAATTCACATCGACGACGAGGAGACGGTGAGTCAAAGTTGTTCGAGGTAAACACGGCGGACCGGCGGGCTAGCTTGAAACATACGCTGCTTCTAGCTTCGCTTAGCCCACTTGCGAGGCAGTTGCGCGCACCTGGACGACTTAAGCTCGTAGtaaaaagtttattttcaaTAATGAACGGTTTGGGAAAGTATGGAAATGTGCCACAGAAGGGAGGGGGACGCAAGTACAAGTGATTGCGGGACATCAAGCCACCCACCCACCCGCGCGCGAGAAGTCACCGGAGTGAAGCTAGCTGAAGTGTGAGAGTCGTATGCGCCGGTGTACTTCAACATAAAAGAAGTGTAGCGTTTTAAATCGCACCGCGGTGTATTTAGACCTCGTTTTAAGAGAAGGGTGTTTGAGAAAATCAACTAAATTGTTCGACCAACGGCGCAACGATATTTTAATAagcagtttttattaaaaacccGATCAtcgttttcctgtattttgaaacCGCCGCAAAAAACGAAGCGTCCTTGCCAATGGATTCGACTCTTATCGGTGTCAGTGAATGACACTGCAAGATTCCTCATTGTTTGTGTCCTAAATGTCCTTAAAAATGTgcgtattttctttttaaaccatGTTGGACAAACGCTAACGCAACGGTGTGTATGTTGAACGCTAGGTTGTTGTAATATCTTAACTCGAAGTTGTTTTAAGATCAATACTAGCCTTAAAGAAACACTACTCAACCGTGGACGTACAATGGAATAAATGCCACTTCTAAATGAGTTACAAGTTACATTTTGAAACAAGAAATCTGTCATTGTAGCAAGTAAAAATGCtttcaaaaagtatttcttACTGTTATAATACTATTTCATGgattagagcacaggtgtcaaagtggcggcccgggggccaaatctggaccgccgcatcattttgtgcggcccgagaaagtcaatgatgagtgccgactttctgttttaggatcaaattaaaatgaagagtatagatgtatattacatttcctgatttccccccttttaaatcaataattgtcatttttaataattttttctgtgtttttagttcaaaaatcattttgtaaaatctaaaaatatatttttaaaaaagctaaaataaacattacaataaacatacaaaactaaaccaaaataaacatacaaaaaaaaattgtacattaaagaatcctgtacaaaagttgttatacggcacttgtgtcaaagtggtggcccgggggccaaatctggcccgccacatcatgttgagcggcccgagaaagtaaatcattagtgccgactttctgttttaggatcaaattcaaatgaagagtatagatggatattacatttcctgatttccccccttttaaatcaatcattgtcatttttaatcattttttctgtgtttttagttcaaaaatcattttgtcaaatctaaaaaaagctcaaataaacattgttttagagctatgaaaaacggaatattcagggcttttaatccagtttttttaatccatttataaaaaaataaatctaaatattatatctaaactggtcggcccacataaaatcgagttgacgttaatgcggcccgcgaaccaaccagagtctgacacccttggattagAGCTAGagcctgatgttttttttttttactaggaaCACATTCTTGGTGAGACCTTTTTTGGGCCACTTTTTAGGaaaaatgctttgttttgttttggtcagGTGAAAGCGTTGAAGGAGAGAATCGCAGAGGAGCGAGGCCAGGATGCGTTTCCCGCTGGAGGACAGAAGCTCATCTACGCAGGTGATGGTCGTCGTTACCGCCACGGCTAATGAGCGCTAGCTAACGCGACATGTCGTCGGCGACGGCAGGAAAAATCTTGAACGACGACACGGCGCTCAAAGAATACAACATCAGCGAGAAGAACTTTGTCGTGGTCATGGTCACCAAGGTCAGATTTGCCTTCTTGTCAAGTCTCCGGCGGCCATCGACGGACGGGCTCgacgtccaattcttttgaactgggaggagccAACGTTTGTTTGAAAAAGTCATTCTGCTCATTTGCAGACCAAAGCAGAACCCGCGCCACCAAGCCCTCCAAAGTCAACCTCCCAATCGCCGACGCCCTCGTCGACGTCGGACCCGCCTCCTTCAACTTTAAGCTCCTCCCCCCCCTCGTCCGTCCCGCCGCAAGAAACCGCCGAGCCCCAGTcgtcggaggcggcggcggcgccgcccgCCCCGGAGAACACCCCCACCACTTCTCCGGAGGACACGTCCCCCCCGACGGGCACCGTCCGAGACCCCCCGTCCGGGAAAAGCCATCCGGCGGAATCGGCCCAGACGGACCCCGCGGGGACGGAGGAGGCGGCCGGTCCCACCGCCGACCAC
Above is a genomic segment from Stigmatopora argus isolate UIUO_Sarg chromosome 8, RoL_Sarg_1.0, whole genome shotgun sequence containing:
- the LOC144078396 gene encoding leucine-rich repeat-containing protein 24-like isoform X1, producing the protein MRSSFVGCYGERKPTKVSEQVAMWLPFLLVLVLGALPYAGAAAAAAAGTSCPASCRCYSLTVECGSTSLPSLPKHVPTLTQTLFLQDNVIAQIRRQDLSPLAHLRYLYLQNNSISSVEAGSFQKQARLLELALDGNRIHSPTADTFRGLDHLRILYLAANHITRLLDFTFRGLQRLQELHLQRNGIEVLADRALAGLTSLALLDLSGNRLHTMSAAALRPLVSLQVLRITENPWRCDCALHWLRRWMDQEGQRLLSSSERRLACREPPRLSRLGLLEVPPNSLVCIPPLLQLEPRSLAVRLGDSLRVSCHASGYPRPQVTWRKASSAKASPGPRGLVRDLGAPGPGDPPAAVPPQKKEVAANFDPDTGSGMLFLSNVTAAHAGFYECEAWNAGGAARLTFRLAVNSSGGAEPDREAAARPRPGGGHVSREPLYALGSMAFGALGAATQTAIAAGISLLALTALLLLAMIYARQLRGHKEAHAAAAAAHKEESILYVNDYSDGPTTFAQLEEFRDERGHEMFVLNRAKAVAPPTRPRPAPSDGRPADGGRMAGEGVEAEPEGEGLPLNRAGLFADSRMAYEIHC
- the LOC144078396 gene encoding leucine-rich repeat-containing protein 24-like isoform X2; this encodes MWLPFLLVLVLGALPYAGAAAAAAAGTSCPASCRCYSLTVECGSTSLPSLPKHVPTLTQTLFLQDNVIAQIRRQDLSPLAHLRYLYLQNNSISSVEAGSFQKQARLLELALDGNRIHSPTADTFRGLDHLRILYLAANHITRLLDFTFRGLQRLQELHLQRNGIEVLADRALAGLTSLALLDLSGNRLHTMSAAALRPLVSLQVLRITENPWRCDCALHWLRRWMDQEGQRLLSSSERRLACREPPRLSRLGLLEVPPNSLVCIPPLLQLEPRSLAVRLGDSLRVSCHASGYPRPQVTWRKASSAKASPGPRGLVRDLGAPGPGDPPAAVPPQKKEVAANFDPDTGSGMLFLSNVTAAHAGFYECEAWNAGGAARLTFRLAVNSSGGAEPDREAAARPRPGGGHVSREPLYALGSMAFGALGAATQTAIAAGISLLALTALLLLAMIYARQLRGHKEAHAAAAAAHKEESILYVNDYSDGPTTFAQLEEFRDERGHEMFVLNRAKAVAPPTRPRPAPSDGRPADGGRMAGEGVEAEPEGEGLPLNRAGLFADSRMAYEIHC